One genomic window of Ottowia oryzae includes the following:
- a CDS encoding GntP family permease, whose amino-acid sequence MSTLAIVLSLALLMYLAYRGVTVLLLAPVLAALAVVLSGEMGHLLPAYTETFMSALGGYVVSYFPVFLLGALFGQLMADSGAATAIAQWIERRLGPRHAIVTLVLACAVLTYGGVSLFVVAFAIYPIGRSLFRSADIPKRLLAPAIALGSFTFTMTAMPGTPSIQNAIPIPYYGTTTFSAPGLGLIASALIATIGIAWLRSRQARARALGEGYGQHEDDAEAAELAAASSDTPNAPPPMPLLLAWLPLVLVIGVNALFTYFVFPAMDLSALDQRFDGLVARQRTGLWALIIALVTACAALLVLRLGRWAHLQQTVNKGVLGSMLPIFNTASEVGYGAVIASLAGFVVIRDAVLNISSNPLVSEAVAMNVLAGITGSSSGGLSIALQTLGDDYLRMADAAGISPDLLHRVAVMSAGVFDTLPHCGAIITLLSICKLTHRQAYLNIAAVTIVGPLLALSVVIALGTWLGSF is encoded by the coding sequence ATGAGTACGTTGGCCATTGTCTTGTCTCTTGCCCTGTTGATGTACCTGGCGTACCGCGGCGTCACCGTGCTGCTGCTGGCACCGGTGCTGGCCGCGCTGGCGGTGGTGTTGTCGGGCGAGATGGGGCACCTGTTGCCGGCGTACACCGAAACCTTCATGAGTGCGCTGGGCGGCTACGTGGTCTCGTACTTCCCCGTGTTTTTGCTGGGGGCGCTGTTCGGGCAGCTGATGGCCGATTCGGGTGCCGCCACCGCCATCGCGCAGTGGATCGAGCGCCGCCTGGGCCCGCGCCACGCCATCGTCACCCTGGTGCTGGCCTGCGCCGTGCTGACGTACGGCGGCGTGTCGCTGTTCGTGGTGGCGTTCGCCATCTACCCCATCGGGCGCTCGCTGTTCCGTTCGGCCGACATCCCCAAGCGCCTGCTGGCGCCGGCCATCGCGCTGGGCTCGTTCACCTTCACCATGACGGCGATGCCCGGCACGCCGTCCATCCAGAACGCCATTCCCATCCCGTACTACGGCACCACCACTTTTTCCGCGCCGGGCCTGGGGCTGATCGCGTCGGCGCTGATTGCCACCATCGGCATCGCGTGGCTGCGCTCGCGGCAGGCCCGCGCTCGCGCGCTGGGCGAGGGCTACGGCCAGCATGAGGACGACGCCGAGGCCGCCGAACTGGCCGCCGCCAGCAGCGATACACCCAACGCCCCGCCACCCATGCCGCTGCTGCTGGCGTGGTTGCCGCTGGTGCTGGTGATCGGCGTCAACGCGCTGTTCACCTACTTCGTGTTTCCGGCGATGGACTTGTCGGCGCTGGACCAGCGCTTTGACGGCCTGGTGGCCCGCCAGCGCACCGGCCTGTGGGCGCTGATCATCGCGCTGGTCACCGCCTGCGCGGCGCTGCTCGTGCTGCGCCTGGGCCGCTGGGCGCACCTGCAGCAGACGGTGAACAAGGGCGTGCTGGGTTCGATGCTGCCCATCTTCAACACCGCGTCCGAGGTGGGCTACGGCGCCGTCATCGCCAGCCTGGCCGGGTTCGTGGTCATCCGCGACGCGGTGCTCAACATCTCGTCCAACCCGCTGGTGTCGGAGGCGGTGGCCATGAACGTGTTGGCGGGCATCACCGGCTCATCGTCGGGCGGCCTGTCGATCGCCCTGCAGACGCTGGGCGACGACTACCTGCGCATGGCCGACGCCGCGGGCATCAGCCCCGACCTGCTGCACCGCGTGGCCGTCATGTCGGCCGGCGTGTTCGACACGCTGCCGCACTGCGGCGCCATCATCACACTGCTGTCGATCTGCAAGCTGACGCACCGCCAGGCCTACCTGAACATCGCCGCCGTCACCATCGTCGGGCCGCTGCTGGCGCTGTCGGTGGTGATCGCGCTGGGCACGTGGCTGGGCTCTTTCTAA
- a CDS encoding DUF3460 family protein — protein MSIANIFRRPHYLSDTTQFINDLKQTKPDLDQRQRQGRALLWDKQIDRDLQEEFSEASVPQKPYVYQTAPSL, from the coding sequence ATGTCCATCGCCAACATCTTCCGCCGCCCGCACTACCTGTCGGACACCACGCAGTTCATCAACGACCTGAAGCAGACCAAGCCCGACCTGGACCAGCGCCAGCGCCAGGGCCGCGCGCTGCTGTGGGACAAGCAGATCGACCGCGACCTGCAGGAAGAATTCAGCGAAGCCAGCGTGCCGCAAAAGCCCTACGTGTACCAGACGGCGCCCAGCCTCTGA
- the secB gene encoding protein-export chaperone SecB — translation MADQDPVFNIQRVYLKGASLEQPNSPAILLEQEQPSVDINLGVNVENVADGVFEVTVTATVQTKIQDKTVFLVECQQAGIFEIRNVPEDQMGGLIGVACPQIVYPYLRGNVADLIQRGGFPPVHLAEINFQAMYQQQQEAVAASQGGNAQLTQ, via the coding sequence ATGGCTGACCAGGATCCCGTGTTCAACATCCAGCGCGTTTACCTCAAAGGCGCTTCGCTGGAGCAACCCAACTCGCCCGCCATCCTGCTCGAGCAAGAGCAGCCGTCGGTGGACATCAACCTGGGCGTGAACGTCGAGAACGTGGCCGACGGCGTGTTTGAAGTCACCGTCACCGCCACCGTGCAGACCAAGATCCAGGACAAGACCGTGTTTCTGGTCGAATGCCAGCAAGCCGGTATCTTCGAAATCCGCAACGTGCCCGAAGACCAGATGGGCGGCCTGATCGGCGTGGCTTGCCCGCAGATCGTCTACCCGTACCTGCGCGGCAACGTGGCCGACCTGATCCAGCGCGGCGGCTTCCCGCCCGTGCACCTGGCCGAGATCAACTTCCAGGCCATGTACCAGCAGCAGCAGGAAGCCGTGGCCGCATCGCAGGGCGGCAACGCCCAGCTGACGCAGTAA
- a CDS encoding outer membrane protein assembly factor BamE, which translates to MNCFTRRLRALGLYGLLGAALGLGACDPQAIKELEEGVSTEADVVQRFGQPERVWPEAGGAKTFEYNRQPAGVQNYMITIGPDGKMSALRQVLNPDNFRRVQPGMGVEDVRRMLGKPAKQVPYKLQNEIVWTWKFLEPPSEKKGFNVVFSPDYRVIRTEIGPDPDGPDMRGGG; encoded by the coding sequence ATGAACTGCTTCACCCGCCGCTTGCGCGCGCTGGGCCTGTACGGCCTGCTGGGCGCCGCGCTGGGCCTGGGCGCCTGCGACCCGCAGGCCATCAAAGAGCTGGAGGAGGGCGTTTCCACCGAGGCGGACGTGGTGCAGCGCTTCGGCCAGCCCGAGCGCGTGTGGCCCGAAGCGGGCGGCGCCAAGACGTTCGAATACAACCGCCAGCCCGCGGGCGTGCAGAACTACATGATCACCATCGGCCCGGACGGCAAGATGAGCGCGCTGCGCCAGGTGCTCAACCCCGACAACTTCCGCCGCGTGCAGCCGGGCATGGGCGTGGAAGACGTGCGCCGCATGCTGGGCAAACCCGCCAAGCAGGTGCCCTACAAGCTGCAGAACGAAATCGTCTGGACGTGGAAGTTTCTGGAGCCGCCCAGCGAGAAAAAGGGCTTTAACGTCGTCTTCTCGCCCGATTACCGCGTCATCCGCACCGAAATCGGCCCCGATCCGGATGGCCCGGACATGCGCGGCGGGGGCTGA
- a CDS encoding helix-turn-helix domain-containing protein: MRPARHAAPPAQPLPSTVFSTRHLPGEARFDAWRQGIAVVFDVAPLATGAPLNHFQAQVEATHLGQLLLGDLRFDAQRFARSRPRAAHDGLDHYLVQWYRSGGFAGQYGDEGDELRVGSGDVVVFDMARTQNTVAQGSHVLSLIVPRALGDAALGGPAAASLHGAVLRADSVFGGLLADHLAALQRRLPAIAQHQAEDVVRATTQMLAACLRPSQRTLAQAQAEVQAVTLGRIQRHIGRSLGAPLTPEVLCRAFGISRHRLYQLFEPLGGVARYVQQRRLQRAFELLSSCAHRHLRVAQVAARLGFASEAHFSRAFRSAFGRAPSEVRAMAEAARAQGLPPQPLAADAAVEYADWLVAL; this comes from the coding sequence ATGCGCCCGGCCCGCCACGCCGCCCCGCCCGCACAGCCCTTGCCCAGCACGGTGTTCAGCACCCGGCACCTGCCAGGCGAAGCGCGCTTTGACGCCTGGCGGCAAGGCATCGCCGTGGTGTTCGACGTGGCGCCGCTGGCCACAGGGGCGCCGCTGAACCACTTTCAGGCCCAGGTGGAAGCCACGCACCTGGGGCAGCTGCTGCTGGGCGATCTGCGCTTTGACGCCCAGCGTTTTGCCCGCAGCCGCCCACGCGCGGCGCACGACGGCCTGGACCACTACCTGGTGCAGTGGTACCGCAGCGGCGGCTTTGCCGGCCAGTATGGCGATGAGGGCGATGAGCTGCGCGTGGGCAGCGGCGACGTGGTGGTGTTCGACATGGCGCGCACCCAGAACACGGTGGCGCAAGGCTCGCACGTGCTGTCGCTGATCGTGCCGCGCGCCCTGGGCGATGCCGCACTGGGCGGGCCGGCGGCCGCCAGCCTGCACGGCGCCGTGCTGCGCGCCGACAGCGTTTTCGGTGGCCTGCTGGCGGATCACCTGGCCGCGTTGCAGCGCCGCCTGCCTGCCATCGCCCAGCACCAGGCCGAGGACGTGGTGCGCGCCACCACGCAGATGCTTGCGGCCTGCCTGCGCCCCAGCCAGCGCACGCTCGCGCAGGCGCAGGCCGAGGTGCAGGCCGTCACGCTGGGGCGCATCCAGCGTCACATCGGCCGCAGCCTGGGCGCGCCGCTCACGCCGGAAGTGCTGTGCCGCGCCTTCGGCATTTCGCGCCACCGGCTGTACCAGCTGTTTGAGCCGCTGGGCGGGGTGGCCCGCTACGTGCAGCAGCGCCGGCTACAGCGCGCCTTTGAGCTGCTGTCGTCCTGCGCGCACCGCCACCTGCGTGTGGCGCAAGTGGCCGCGCGACTGGGTTTTGCCAGCGAGGCGCATTTCAGCCGTGCGTTTCGCAGCGCCTTTGGCCGCGCCCCCAGCGAAGTGCGTGCCATGGCCGAGGCAGCCCGCGCCCAAGGCTTGCCCCCGCAGCCCCTGGCGGCAGACGCGGCGGTGGAATACGCCGACTGGCTCGTCGCGCTCTAG
- a CDS encoding rhodanese-like domain-containing protein, with amino-acid sequence MNFILANWMLILVALASGGMLLWPSLTGGGGAGISPAAAVQLINRERAVVIDVCDPAEYTAEHVGGAKNIPLAELEAKLPTTVKNKATPLVLVCASGMRAGRAVAVARKLGYDKADALSGGLKAWREANLPIEKA; translated from the coding sequence GTGAACTTCATATTGGCAAATTGGATGCTGATCCTGGTGGCGCTGGCCTCCGGCGGCATGCTGTTGTGGCCCTCGCTGACGGGCGGCGGCGGTGCCGGCATTTCGCCTGCCGCTGCGGTGCAGCTGATCAACCGTGAGCGCGCCGTGGTGATCGACGTGTGCGACCCGGCCGAGTACACCGCCGAGCATGTGGGCGGCGCCAAGAACATTCCGCTGGCCGAGCTGGAAGCCAAGCTGCCCACCACCGTGAAGAACAAGGCCACGCCGCTGGTGCTGGTGTGCGCCTCGGGCATGCGCGCCGGCCGAGCCGTGGCCGTGGCCCGCAAGCTGGGGTACGACAAGGCCGATGCCCTGTCCGGCGGCCTGAAGGCCTGGCGCGAAGCCAATCTGCCGATCGAGAAGGCGTGA
- the panC gene encoding pantoate--beta-alanine ligase, with amino-acid sequence MLIAHSIPELRHLLRHAQRPAFVPTMGNLHDGHLALLAKARELGDVSVASIFVNRLQFLPHEDFDSYPRTQADDEAKLRAAGCDVLFAPRETDLYPEPQTFKVVPDAALADLLEGEFRPGFFTGVCTVVMKLFSAVFAGKPEGVAVFGKKDYQQLMVIRRMVQQFVLPIDIVAADTSRAEDGLALSSRNRYLSADERAQALQLAQALRALGTQALAAGHSPAGTPASALAELESAALAQLSAQGWQPDYLTVRRRSDLLAPQPGDGDGAGSLVVLGAARLGSTRLIDNLEI; translated from the coding sequence ATGCTGATCGCCCATTCCATCCCCGAGCTGCGCCACCTGCTGCGCCACGCCCAGCGCCCGGCTTTCGTGCCGACCATGGGCAACCTGCACGACGGGCACCTGGCCCTGCTGGCCAAAGCGCGCGAGCTGGGCGACGTCAGCGTGGCCAGCATCTTCGTCAACCGGCTGCAGTTCTTGCCGCACGAGGATTTCGACAGCTACCCGCGCACCCAGGCAGACGACGAGGCCAAGCTGCGCGCCGCAGGCTGCGACGTTCTGTTCGCCCCGCGCGAGACAGATTTGTACCCCGAGCCGCAAACCTTCAAAGTGGTGCCCGACGCAGCCCTGGCCGACCTGCTCGAGGGAGAATTCCGCCCCGGCTTTTTCACCGGCGTGTGCACGGTGGTGATGAAGCTCTTCAGCGCCGTGTTCGCTGGCAAGCCCGAAGGCGTGGCGGTGTTCGGCAAGAAGGATTACCAGCAGCTGATGGTGATTCGCCGCATGGTGCAGCAGTTTGTGCTGCCCATCGACATCGTCGCCGCCGACACGTCGCGCGCCGAGGACGGGCTGGCCTTGTCGTCACGCAACCGCTATTTGTCGGCCGACGAGCGCGCCCAGGCGCTGCAGCTGGCGCAGGCGCTGCGGGCGCTGGGCACGCAGGCTTTGGCGGCGGGCCATTCGCCAGCGGGCACGCCCGCCAGCGCGCTGGCCGAGCTCGAATCCGCCGCCTTGGCGCAATTGAGCGCCCAGGGCTGGCAGCCCGACTACCTGACGGTGCGCCGCCGCAGCGACCTGCTGGCGCCCCAGCCCGGCGACGGCGACGGCGCCGGCAGCCTGGTGGTGCTGGGCGCCGCCCGCCTGGGCAGCACGCGCCTGATCGATAACCTGGAGATCTGA
- the grxC gene encoding glutaredoxin 3 — protein MQAVKMYATGTCPYCIRAKQVLRSKGVNEIEEIRVDLDPQARVKMMEITGRRTVPQIFIGDTHVGGHDDLVELDQRGGLDPLLAGQA, from the coding sequence ATGCAAGCCGTCAAGATGTACGCCACCGGCACCTGCCCCTACTGCATTCGCGCCAAGCAGGTGCTGCGCAGCAAGGGCGTCAATGAGATCGAGGAAATCCGTGTCGACCTGGACCCCCAAGCGCGCGTGAAGATGATGGAAATCACCGGCCGCCGTACCGTGCCGCAGATCTTCATTGGCGACACCCACGTGGGCGGCCACGACGACCTGGTCGAGCTGGACCAGCGCGGCGGCCTCGATCCGCTGCTGGCCGGCCAGGCCTGA
- the gpmA gene encoding 2,3-diphosphoglycerate-dependent phosphoglycerate mutase yields the protein MYKLVLIRHGESTWNLANRFTGWTDVDLTPTGVAQATQAGQLLKDGGYDFDIAYTSVLTRAIRTLDLALDAMGRRWLPTVKHWRLNERHYGALQGLNKAETAKEYGDAQVLVWRRSYDTPPPPLAPTDPRSERGDPRYAKLAPEEVPLTECLKDTVARVLPLWSESIAPAIRSGKRVVIAAHGNSIRALVKYLDGISDQDIVELNIPNGIPLVYELDDNLRPIRHYYLGDAQAAQAAAAAVASQGKT from the coding sequence ATGTACAAGCTCGTCCTGATCCGCCACGGTGAATCCACCTGGAACCTTGCAAACCGCTTTACCGGCTGGACCGACGTGGACCTCACGCCCACCGGCGTGGCGCAGGCCACCCAGGCCGGCCAGTTGCTCAAGGACGGCGGCTACGACTTCGACATCGCCTACACCAGCGTGCTGACCCGCGCCATCCGCACGCTCGACTTGGCGCTGGACGCCATGGGCCGCCGCTGGCTGCCCACCGTCAAGCACTGGCGTTTGAATGAGCGCCATTACGGCGCGCTGCAGGGGCTGAACAAGGCGGAAACCGCCAAGGAATACGGCGACGCGCAGGTGCTGGTCTGGCGCCGCAGCTACGACACGCCGCCGCCGCCGCTGGCGCCCACCGACCCGCGCAGCGAGCGGGGCGACCCGCGCTACGCCAAGCTGGCCCCGGAAGAAGTGCCGCTGACCGAGTGCCTGAAAGACACCGTGGCGCGCGTGCTGCCGCTGTGGAGCGAATCCATTGCGCCGGCCATCCGTTCGGGCAAGCGCGTGGTGATCGCCGCGCACGGCAATTCGATCCGCGCGCTGGTCAAGTACCTGGACGGCATCTCTGACCAGGACATCGTCGAGCTCAACATCCCCAACGGCATTCCGCTGGTCTATGAGCTGGACGACAACCTGAGGCCCATCCGGCACTACTATCTGGGCGACGCGCAGGCCGCCCAGGCAGCGGCCGCCGCGGTGGCCAGCCAGGGCAAGACCTGA
- a CDS encoding segregation and condensation protein A, translated as MSSADTDSLLAGDAQAPLPEVVDHVAVARLYGEPLFALPTDLYIPPDALEIFLEAFEGPLDLLLYLIRKQNFNILDIPMAAVTRQYLSYVDEIRSRNLELAAEYLLMAAMLIEIKSRMLLPPKKTADGEEAEDPRAELVRRLLEYEQMKLAAARLAEVPQFGRDFLKAQIYVEQSLQPRFPDVALADIQQAWADILKRARLVQHHKIRREELSVREHMSMVLKRLQGRRFAPFEELFDPSKGAPVLVVTLIALLELAKENLVEITQAEAFAPIYVRLAFTPN; from the coding sequence GTGTCTTCCGCCGATACCGATTCGCTGCTGGCTGGCGACGCGCAGGCGCCGCTGCCCGAGGTGGTCGATCACGTCGCCGTGGCGCGGCTGTATGGCGAGCCGCTGTTTGCGCTGCCGACCGATCTGTACATCCCGCCCGACGCGCTCGAGATTTTCCTGGAGGCGTTTGAAGGCCCGCTGGATCTGCTGCTTTACCTGATCCGCAAGCAGAACTTCAACATCCTCGACATTCCGATGGCCGCCGTCACGCGGCAGTATTTGAGCTACGTCGACGAAATTCGCAGCAGAAACCTGGAATTGGCCGCCGAATACCTGCTGATGGCGGCGATGCTGATCGAAATCAAGTCGCGCATGCTCCTGCCGCCCAAGAAGACGGCCGACGGCGAAGAGGCCGAGGACCCGCGCGCCGAGCTGGTGCGCCGCCTGTTGGAATACGAGCAGATGAAGCTGGCCGCCGCGCGCCTGGCCGAGGTGCCGCAGTTCGGGCGCGACTTCCTGAAAGCGCAGATTTACGTCGAACAGTCGCTGCAGCCGCGCTTTCCGGACGTGGCGCTGGCCGACATCCAGCAGGCCTGGGCCGACATCCTAAAGCGCGCCAGGCTGGTGCAGCACCACAAGATCCGCCGCGAAGAGCTGAGCGTGCGCGAACACATGTCGATGGTGCTCAAGCGCCTGCAGGGCCGGCGCTTTGCCCCGTTTGAAGAGCTGTTCGACCCCAGCAAGGGCGCGCCCGTGCTGGTGGTCACGCTGATCGCGCTGCTGGAGCTGGCCAAGGAAAACCTGGTGGAAATCACCCAGGCCGAGGCGTTTGCGCCGATCTACGTGCGCCTGGCGTTCACGCCGAACTGA
- the panB gene encoding 3-methyl-2-oxobutanoate hydroxymethyltransferase → MSPSPTPTTAAHSAAPGSPYGTLPPASPLPQRRPVSLPRLAQMRASGEKITMLTAYDATLAAVADAAGVECLLVGDSLGMVCQGLPSTVGVTLETMRHHTESVARGLHRVQGTAWLIADLPFGSYHESPEQALRSATVLMQAGAHMVKLEGGGWTAPTVRFLVERGIPVCAHLGLTPQTVHALGGYRVQGRGEAAADTLRRHALELQDAGAAMMVLEMVPAALSATLTQALAQCATIGIGAGRGTAGQVLVMYDMLGVNLGKNPRFVRNFMQDAGSVRGAIEAYVRAVKDGSFPDDALHAW, encoded by the coding sequence ATGAGCCCCAGCCCCACCCCGACCACCGCCGCCCACTCTGCGGCCCCTGGATCGCCCTACGGCACGCTGCCGCCCGCGTCGCCGCTGCCGCAGCGCCGCCCGGTCAGCCTGCCGCGCCTGGCGCAGATGCGCGCATCCGGCGAGAAGATCACCATGCTGACCGCGTACGACGCCACGCTGGCGGCCGTGGCGGACGCCGCGGGCGTCGAATGCCTGCTGGTCGGCGATTCGCTGGGCATGGTCTGCCAGGGCCTGCCCAGCACCGTGGGCGTGACGCTGGAGACCATGCGCCACCACACCGAAAGCGTGGCGCGCGGCCTGCACCGCGTGCAGGGCACGGCCTGGCTGATCGCCGACCTGCCGTTTGGCAGCTACCACGAATCGCCCGAACAGGCCCTGCGATCGGCCACCGTGCTGATGCAGGCCGGCGCGCACATGGTCAAGCTCGAAGGCGGGGGCTGGACGGCACCCACGGTGCGCTTTCTGGTCGAGCGCGGCATTCCCGTGTGCGCCCACCTGGGCCTGACGCCGCAGACCGTGCACGCGCTGGGCGGCTACCGCGTGCAGGGCCGCGGTGAGGCCGCCGCCGACACCCTGCGCCGCCACGCGCTGGAGTTGCAGGACGCCGGGGCCGCCATGATGGTGCTGGAGATGGTGCCCGCCGCCTTGTCGGCCACGCTGACGCAGGCGCTGGCGCAGTGCGCCACCATCGGCATCGGCGCGGGCCGGGGCACGGCCGGGCAGGTGCTGGTGATGTACGACATGCTGGGCGTGAACCTGGGCAAGAACCCCAGGTTCGTGCGCAACTTCATGCAGGACGCGGGCAGCGTGCGCGGGGCGATCGAAGCCTATGTGCGCGCCGTCAAGGACGGCAGCTTTCCGGACGACGCCCTGCATGCGTGGTGA
- a CDS encoding NAD(P)H-dependent glycerol-3-phosphate dehydrogenase — translation MKIIVIGAGAWGTAVAVSAARNPGGHQVVLWARDPAQAEAMAAARENARYLPGIPLPRELHLRGGAPDDGLLAAVPQADLIIIATPVAGLRPTLELLQGTDVPIAWLCKGFEAVRDTGAARPFGLMPHEVQRQVAPALRAGALSGPSFAQEVARGQPTALVAASRDADVRRAMVEALHGPTVRVYGNDDLVGVEVGGAVKNVLAIATGLADGLNLGLNARAALITRGLAEIARLGVALGARPETFTGLSGLGDLVLTATGDLSRNRKVGLLLAEGRTLDEAVQSLGHVAEGVYSARTVWQRAQHLGVEMPVTECVVALLDGALKPVEAVAALMGRDPKGELL, via the coding sequence ATGAAAATCATAGTCATCGGTGCGGGCGCCTGGGGCACCGCCGTGGCCGTCAGCGCCGCGCGCAACCCCGGCGGGCACCAGGTGGTGCTGTGGGCGCGCGATCCGGCGCAGGCCGAGGCCATGGCTGCGGCGCGTGAAAACGCCCGCTACTTGCCGGGCATTCCGCTACCGCGCGAATTGCACCTGCGCGGCGGCGCGCCCGACGACGGCCTGCTCGCCGCCGTGCCGCAGGCCGACCTGATCATCATCGCCACGCCCGTTGCCGGGCTGCGCCCCACGCTCGAGTTGCTGCAGGGCACCGACGTGCCCATCGCGTGGCTGTGCAAGGGCTTCGAGGCGGTGCGCGACACCGGCGCCGCGCGCCCCTTCGGGCTGATGCCGCACGAAGTGCAGCGGCAAGTGGCGCCCGCCTTGCGTGCCGGTGCCCTGAGCGGCCCCAGCTTTGCGCAGGAAGTGGCCCGCGGCCAGCCCACCGCCTTGGTGGCCGCCAGCCGCGACGCCGACGTGCGCCGCGCCATGGTTGAAGCGCTGCACGGCCCCACGGTGCGCGTGTACGGCAACGACGACCTGGTGGGCGTGGAAGTGGGCGGCGCCGTCAAAAACGTGCTGGCCATCGCCACCGGCTTGGCCGATGGCCTGAACCTGGGCCTGAACGCGCGCGCGGCCCTCATCACCCGCGGCCTGGCCGAAATCGCCCGCCTGGGCGTGGCACTCGGCGCGCGGCCAGAGACCTTCACCGGCCTGTCGGGCCTGGGCGATCTGGTGCTGACCGCCACGGGCGACTTGAGCCGCAACCGCAAGGTCGGCCTGCTGCTGGCCGAAGGCCGCACGCTGGATGAGGCCGTGCAATCGCTTGGCCACGTGGCCGAAGGCGTGTACAGCGCCCGCACCGTGTGGCAGCGCGCGCAGCACCTGGGCGTGGAAATGCCCGTCACCGAATGCGTGGTGGCGCTGCTCGACGGGGCGCTAAAGCCCGTGGAGGCCGTGGCCGCGCTCATGGGGCGCGACCCCAAGGGCGAGCTGCTGTAG
- a CDS encoding midcut-by-XrtH protein: MTRITNVRHALAACFTALPAAAFTGSAWAQALPPVGSIQYVLAGSAQSVPALAPWGLGLLSLLMVPLAWRLGRSHRALLGLGASGLLGAALLAAAGWSAPAVAQGAPGNNVLLDSPTGGTADIPYVASLDSAFFDFMADYEVRNTAEQALLITGVTLKPGHTDRDPMQTPHCVAGLTLAPGAVCHLLVSKPH; this comes from the coding sequence ATGACCCGAATCACCAACGTCCGCCATGCCCTGGCCGCCTGCTTCACGGCCCTGCCTGCGGCCGCATTCACAGGCAGTGCGTGGGCACAGGCCCTGCCGCCCGTGGGCAGCATCCAATACGTCTTGGCCGGCTCTGCCCAGTCGGTGCCGGCGCTGGCACCCTGGGGACTGGGCTTGCTGTCGCTGCTGATGGTGCCGCTGGCCTGGCGCCTGGGGCGCTCGCACAGGGCGCTGCTCGGGCTGGGCGCGTCGGGCCTGCTGGGCGCAGCGCTGCTGGCGGCCGCCGGCTGGAGCGCGCCGGCCGTCGCCCAGGGCGCACCGGGCAACAACGTGCTGCTGGACAGCCCCACCGGCGGCACCGCCGACATCCCCTACGTGGCGTCGCTCGACAGTGCTTTTTTCGACTTCATGGCCGACTACGAGGTGCGCAACACCGCCGAGCAGGCGCTGCTCATCACCGGCGTCACCCTCAAGCCGGGCCACACCGACCGCGACCCGATGCAGACGCCGCACTGCGTCGCCGGGCTGACCTTGGCGCCGGGCGCCGTCTGCCACCTGCTGGTTAGCAAGCCGCACTGA